The Paludisphaera rhizosphaerae DNA window TCCCGGCGACGAGGTCGCCCAACCGCTGGCTGTCTCGCGTGAGCAGCATGCTGGCGAGGCCGACGCCGTAGAAGAACGGTAGGAAGTCGATCACGCGGAGCAGGTTCCGCAGCAGCGTGTCGAAGAAGCGCAACGCGTACCCGCCCCGCCGGACGACTCGTACGTGGAGGATTCGCTTGCCGAGCGTCTGGCCGTTCCAGAGCCACTCAAGGAAGATGAAATAGCCGTTGTAGAGGCCGAACCCCAGGAGGAGGCCGATGGCGGTGATCCACGCCTCGTGGCCTTCGCCCAGACTGTTGAGCACCACCGCCAGGCCTGCAAACACCAGGTTGAACGCGATCTGCCCGACGACGAACATGGCGAAGAAGTCGATCATGTATGCGGCGGCGCGGCTCCCCGGGCCCGCGAGTGCGTAGGTCAGTTCGATGTTTTCCGGGGTCCGAACCGTCAGGACACGTTGGCCCAGGTGCGTTCCATGATCGTTCATGAGTTCATCCGCTCGCGAAAAGATTCCTGGGCTCGCCTTCAGGCCTTTCTGGACCAGGCTCGCCGATTGTCGCTGGCGCGGGTGCCGCTGGAAACCTTCCGCGAAGGCAGCACGCTCTATCGAGAGGCTGTCGCGGACCTGGCGTACGCCCGCATGCAGTATCCCGAACATCCGATCGCCAAGGAACTCGGTCGGCTCGTCGGTCAGGCGCACAGCATCCTCTATCAATCCGAACGCGCCAGGTCAAGTGGTTGGATGGATTTCTGGCGGCGAGGTTGGCCGACGAGCGTCCGCGCCGCGGCTGGGCCGATCTTGCTCGCCACGGCCGCTTTCTGGATCGCGGCGGTCGTGGGATTCTTCCTCACGGCGCAGAACCCGGCCCTGGAGCGGTTCTTCATCAGCCCGCCGATGCGCGAGGCCATCGCCGCCAAACACCTGTGGACCGAGTCGCTGACCAAGACCGCGCCCAGCTCGGGGTCGCACATTGCGGTGAACAACATCAACGTCTCGCTGCTGGCGTGGGCGTCTGGGCTGACCTTCGGGATCGGCACCATGTGGCTGATGATCTTCAACGGGGTCATGCTGGGGGCGATCGCGGCGGCGTGCCTCCGCGCGGGGATGCTCGGGCCGCTGGCGGAGTTCGTCGTCGGCCACGGCTCGCTGGAGTTGCCCGCCATCTGGATCAGCGCCGGCGCGGGGTTCCTCATGGCCGACGCATTACTCTTTCCCGGCCGTTACAGTCGGCGGGACGAGCTTTGGCTGAAGGGCCGCACCTCCGTCCGAATCATCGTCGGAATCTTCCCTTTGCTCCTGATCGCTGGCGCGATCGAGGCGTTCATCTCACCCAGCGAGGCTCCGGGTCTCGCCAAGACCTTCCTCGCACTGGGGCTCGGCCTCTCGCTATTGGCCTATATCATGATCGGGGGAAGAACTTCGCCGATCGACGGAAAGGACAGCGCTCTCGCCTTGCCCCGACACGACAGCGAAGTCGTTCGGCCCGGCGGCGTACAAGCTTGAAAGCCGCCGATCCAATCCCTTCCGGCTGGGGCCCCTCGATCGGCCGCGGAGCGCGAGGAACCCCGCGCCTTGAGTCAGGATCGCGAAGTCGAGCCTCAGC harbors:
- a CDS encoding RDD family protein, encoding MNDHGTHLGQRVLTVRTPENIELTYALAGPGSRAAAYMIDFFAMFVVGQIAFNLVFAGLAVVLNSLGEGHEAWITAIGLLLGFGLYNGYFIFLEWLWNGQTLGKRILHVRVVRRGGYALRFFDTLLRNLLRVIDFLPFFYGVGLASMLLTRDSQRLGDLVAGTLVVYQEPIETESLLPELPAGAETEAPLPAEALAAVPGEIVGLVGMYLRSREEMVPRPRQEIAAELADLIREASGLEPRPGQGLETFLVSIVRQAEPSVPSSFPPHEEVGFLS
- a CDS encoding stage II sporulation protein M: MIVHEFIRSRKDSWARLQAFLDQARRLSLARVPLETFREGSTLYREAVADLAYARMQYPEHPIAKELGRLVGQAHSILYQSERARSSGWMDFWRRGWPTSVRAAAGPILLATAAFWIAAVVGFFLTAQNPALERFFISPPMREAIAAKHLWTESLTKTAPSSGSHIAVNNINVSLLAWASGLTFGIGTMWLMIFNGVMLGAIAAACLRAGMLGPLAEFVVGHGSLELPAIWISAGAGFLMADALLFPGRYSRRDELWLKGRTSVRIIVGIFPLLLIAGAIEAFISPSEAPGLAKTFLALGLGLSLLAYIMIGGRTSPIDGKDSALALPRHDSEVVRPGGVQA